CCCGGATACTCCGGCGCCGGCGGGATCGGTGCCGCGTACAACCATCCGAACGGCTGGTCGTTCGCCGACGACTTCCACACGTTCGCGGTGGACTGGGCCCCGGACTCGATCACCTGGTACGTCGACGGCGTGCAGTACCAGCGCCGTACGCCGGCCGACCTGAACGGCAACACCTGGGTCTTCAACCACCCGTTCTTCATGATCCTGAACCTCGCGGTCGGCGGCTACTGGCCGGGTTATCCCGACGGTACGACGCAGTTCCCGCAGACCATGACCGTCGACTACGTCCGCGTCTCCACCCTCGGCAGCTCCGGTGGCAGCGGCTCGCAGATCACCGGTCTCGCGGGTAAGTGCCTCGACGTGGCCGGCGCGAACGCCGCCGACGGTACGACGGTACAGCTGTACGACTGCAACGGCACCAACGCCCAGAAGTGGACGCGCCCCGGCGACGGCACGATCCGTGCCCTGGGCAAGTGCCTCGACGTGGCGAACGCCGCCACCGCCGACGGCACCAGAGTCCAGATAGCCACCTGCAACGGCAACGCGGCCCAACAGTGGACCTACACCAGTGCGCACGATCTGGTGAACCCACAGGCCAACAAGTGCCTAGATGTCACCGGCAACAACTCCGCCAACGCAACCCCAACCCAAATCTGGACCTGCGGCGGCGGCGCCAACCAGAAGTGGACCGTCTAACGGACCGCGCCACCATCACGAAGTAGTCGTACGACGGGGAGGGTCGCGGCGCCGAGTGCTACGGCGTCGCGGCCCAGCTCGCACAACACGATGGATACCTGGGCGTAGGGGCGCCGGAGCGCGTGCTTGCCCACCTCAACACGTAGCTCGTCCAGGTGCTTCTCGCCCAGCAGCAGTCCTGCCCAACCGCCGAGGACGATGCGCTCGGGGTTGACCAGGTTGACCAGGTTCGCGAACCCGGCGGCCAGATAGCCGATCGTGTCGTTGACGATCGTGGTCGCCGACTCCGAGTCGGACTCCAGCAGTTCGACGAAGGCTGCCTCCTCGTCGCCGTCGACAGTTCCGCCGGCGAGCCGGTACCGATCCAGGACGCCTTCTGCGCCGACGTACGCCTCCAGGCAACCCAAGGCGCCGCAGCGGCACTGGCGCCCGCCGTACATGATCGTCATGTGGCCCCACTCGCCTGCGCTGCTGCGGGCGCCGCGGTAGCTGGATCCACCGGCTACAAGGGCCGAGCCGACACCGGAGCCGACCAGTGCGACGACAGCGTCGGTTGCGCCGCGGCCCGCACCGAACCACATCTCGGCCTGGCCGAGCATGTTCGCGCCGTTGTCCACATGCACCGGAATCTCGGTGCCCTCGGCAAGTAGCTCGGCGAGCGGAACTGCCTCCCAGCCGAGCGTCTGCGCGTCGACGATCGCGTTGTCCTCGACCACACCGGCGACCGCGACACCGAGCCCGAGCACCTGCTCGGACTGGATGCCGGAGGCAGCGATCACGGTCGAAAGCCCTTCCAGTACGTGCTTCACGACCTCTTCGGGGGTCGGCGTGGCGATCGGGTGGTCGGCGCGTGCCAGGACATTCATGGCCAGGTCGAACAGCTCGACCCGGACCCGGGTCTCCCCGACCTCGGCGCCGACGACGTACCGGAATGTTGGTGCCACCCGCAACAGGACCCGCGGCCGGCCGCCCTCGGACTCAACCGAGCCGGCCTCCTCGACCACGCCCTCGGCGATCAGTTCGGCGACCAGGTTGCTGACGCTCGCCGCGCTGAGCGAGGTCCGGACGGTCAGCTCCTGGCGACTCAGCGGGCCCTCGCGATAGATGCCGGTGAGGATCACCGAGCGGTTGGACCGGCGCATGTCACGCACCGTCGTCCGGCGTACTTCCATCCCACTACCTCACCCATGACATCGCGCAGCGGGCCCCGGGCAGGCCGCTCGACCCCGAGTTCATCATGCTGCCCCGCCGGACGGAAGAGGTCCCTTCTTCCAGCTCGTGAACTAAGCCGCGATTCGTTACCACTCCGTGATTGACGGCCGGTTGCGGTCTCGGCTTTGATCTACGGAACCGCTTCCGAAACCGGTTCCGGCCAGGAAACGACCAAGCACCCCGACCGCCCGAGGGGAGAGTCAGCGTGTCCATCACGATCGCCGATGTCGCGGCCCGTGCCGGTGTCAGCAAGACGACCGTGTCACGCGTCCTCAACGGCAAGGGTGAGCTGGATCTGCGCACTGCCGAGCGGGTCCGGCAGGTGATCGCCGAGCTCGGCTACGTGCCGAGCGCCCGCGCGGTCGGTCTGGCCCGCGGCCGGACCCGGATCGTCGGGATGCTGGTCCCCTCGCTCACCTGGCCCTGGATGGGCGAGGTGCTGCAGGGCGCGGTCGACGTGGTCGAGAGCGAGGGCTACGGGCTGCTGCTGTTCACCTTCAACCGGGGTGAGGAATCGATGCAGCAGTTCGCGTCCCAGGTCTCGGCGCAGTCGTTCGACGGCCTGCTGGTGATCGAGCCGGAGGGCACGCTCACCTACATCGAGCAACTCCACGCGCGTGGTCTGCCGGTGGTCCTGATCGACGACCGCGACAAGCGCCCGCAGTTCCCGTCCGTCGCCACCACGAACTACGCCGGCGGCGAGTCCGCCGCCCGGCACCTGCTGGAGCTCGGTCGTCGCCGGCCACTGGTGATCACCGGCGTCGAACGCTTCGGCTGTACCCACGAACGCCTGGACGGTTTCCGCGACACCTACGCGGAGGCCGGCGTCGAGCTCGACCCGAGACTCGTGTTCGAGGGCGACTTCACCCACGAAAGCGGGCGCCGCGGCGTCCAGTACGCCCTCGACGAGCGACTCGAGTTCGACGCGGTCTTCGCCCACAACGACCTCTCCGCCGGCGGTGCCATCCAGGCCGTCCGGGAGACCGGGCGGAACGTGCCGAACGACGTGTCGGTGGTCGGGTTCGACGACATTCCGTACGCCGAGCACACCGAGCCGCCGCTGACCACGGTGCATCAGCCGATGCGCCAGATGGGTCAGGCCGCGGCCCGGATGCTGATGGGGTACTTCGGCGGCACGCCGCTGCCGGAGACCCCGCAGGTGCTGCCGACGACCCTCATCGTCCGCAGCTCAACCGCCCCGAAAACCCGGTCCCACCAGTAGCTCCGGCGGCGGGGCAGCTGCCCCTGTCCCGCCGCCGGCGTACCCCTCGATATCGATCCGTTAAGGCGTCCGCTCTTCCCATGAGAGCGTTCTCACGCCACGATGCACCTGCTCACGCGGCTCAGGCGTGAGCATCCGCCAACAGATTCACAGGAGGAACCGATGCGAGCACGACGTACAGTCGCGCTGGCCCTCACGGGCTTGCTCGCGGCAGCCGCTCTGGCTGCTTGTAGCAGCGGGGACGGTAAGTCAGGCAGCGACGGGAACAACGGCTCGGGCACCGCCGCGACCGTTCTGAACATCGGCATGCCGAACGGTCCGCAGACCGAGAACCACAACCCGTTCCTCGGCTCCTCCTCGGGCGCCTCGCTGGGGTACCGCTGGATGATCTTCGAGCCGCTGGTGATGATCAACGGGATCAAGCCGACCGAACCCGGCAAGCCCTGGCTCGCGACCGAGTGGAAGTGGGACGCCAACTACACCAAGCTCTCGCTGACGATCCGCGAGGGCGTGAAGTTCTCCGACGGCAAGCCGATGACCGCCGAGGACGTGGCGTACTCGTTCCAGATCCGCAAGGACAACGAGGGCCTCAACCAGGACGCGATCCCGTACGGCACCATCACCGCGTCCGGCAACAAGGTCGACCTGACCTTCACCCGGTCGCAGTTCACCAACCAGAACAAGATCCTGACCGTGTTCGTGATCCCGAAGCACCAGTGGTCGACGCTCAAGGACCCGAGCCAGGACACCTTGAAGGGCCCGATCGGCACCGGTCCGTACGTGGTGAAGTCGTTCACCCCGCAGACCACCACGCTGATCTTGCGCGACTCGTACTGGCAGGACCTCCCGAAGGTCAAGGAACTGCGGTACACGTCGTACAACGACAACAACGCGCAGACCACCGCGCTGGCCAACGGCGCGTCGGAGTGGAGCTTCGTCTTCGTCCCGAACGTGAAGGCCGTCTACCAGGACAAGGACCCGAAGAACCACAAGCTGTGGTTCCCGGCGAACCTCGGCATCCACGGTCTGTGGATCAACACCACCCGCAAGCCCTTCGACAACCCGGCGCTGCGGCGGGCGATGGACAAGGTGATCAACCGCGACGACATCTTCATGCAGGGTGAGGCCGGCTACTTCTACCCGAAGGTCGAGTCCGTCACCGGCATCCCGACCCCGGCCGGTGAGTCGTTCATCGCGCCGGAGTTCAAGGACCAGAAGCACAAGGTCGACGTGGACGCGGCGAAGAAGGAACTGACCGACGCCGGCTTCAAGCTCGAGGGCGACGTCCTGAAGGACCCGACCGGCAAGCCGGTGACGATCACGCTGACCGACCCGGCCGGCTGGTCGGACTACATCACCGACCTGGAGATCATCAAGGACAACCTGTCCACGATCGGCATCAAGGCGACCGTCGACAAGGCCAACCAGGACGCGTGGTTCAAGAACGTCGACGAGGGCAACTTCGACGCCGCGATGCACTGGACCAACGGCGGCGCGACGCCGTACGACATCTACCAGAACATCATGGACGGCAAGATCCTGAAGCCGGTCGGCAAGGGCGGCGTGAGCGGCAACTACGGGCGGTTCAACAGCCCGGAGGCGACCAAGGCGCTCGACCAGTACGCGAACGCCGCGGATGACGCGACCCGCACCACCGCGCTGAACACGCTGCAGAAGATCATGGTCGAGCAGATGCCGGTCATCCCCACCTCGGCGTCCAACGTCGGCGGTCTCTACAGCACCAAGAACTGGGTCGGTTGGCCCGACGAGCAGAACCAGTACGGGCCGGCGCAGCCGACCCAGCAGAACGCTCTGCAGATCATCCTGAACCTGAAGCCGGCCGGCAGCCAGTGACTCGGACCGCGGCGCCAGGGCTCGCGCCCTGGCGCTGCGGTGCCACGATGGGAGCTTCATGACGGTCACCGAGACCGAGGTTGTTCTGGAGGCCGAGGGCCTCACCAAGCATTTCCCGGTACGACGGGGCGTCCGCGATCTGTTCACCCGCGAGCACAAGGCCGTGCACGCGGTGGACGACGTGAAACTCACACTGCGCCGGGGCCGGGTGACCGCGCTGGTCGGCGAGTCCGGTTCGGGCAAGTCGACCGTGGCCCGGCTGCTCGCCCAGTTGTACGCGCGGACGTCGGGTGACATCCGGCTGCACGGCGAATCGGTGACGGTGCGCGGCGGCCGCAAGTTCCGCGCGTACTGCCGCCAGGTGCAGATGATCTTCCAGGACCCGTTCGCTTCGCTGAACCCGACGCACACCGTCCGGTACCACCTGACCCGGTCGCTGCGTATTCACGGTCGCGCGGGCGACCTCGAGGACAACCTGCGCGACCTCCTGGTGCAGGTGCAACTCACTCCCCCGGAGCGCTACCTGGACAAGTTCCCGCACGAGCTGTCCGGTGGTCAGCGGCAGCGCGTGTCGATCGCCCGCGCGCTCGGCGCGGACCCGGAGGCGCTGCTCGCCGACGAGCCGGTCTCGATGCTGGACGTGTCGATCCGCCTCGGCGTACTGAACCTCCTGCGGGACCTGAAGGAACGGCTCAACCTCGCCATCCTCTACATCACCCACGACATCGCGTCGGCCCGGTACTTCGCCGACGAGACGCTGGTGATGTACGCCGGCCGCATGGTCGAAGGCGGCGACTCCGAGACGGTCACGCAGAACCCCGCGCACCCGTACACGCGCCTGCTGATCGAGAGCGCGCCGGATCCCGACCGGCTCGGTGAGCTGAGCACGCCCGAGGACCAGGCCGGCGGCGAACCGCCCAGCTTGATCGCGCCGCCGGGCGGCTGCCGGTTCAATCCGCGTTGCGTGCACGCGATGCCGAAGTGCTCCACCGATCTTCCGCCCCGCTTCGAGTTGCCTGTTGCGGGCCATTGGGCCGCCTGCTGGCTGTACGAAGAGGGGGCGGCGCGATGAAGTTCCTCCTCCAGCGGCTGGCGTTCTACGTCTTCACCGCGTGGGCCGCGCTGACCATCAACTTCTTCATCCCGCGGCTGATCCCGGGCGACCCGGTGACGTCGCTGATCAACAAGTTCCAGGGCCAGATGAGCACCGACGCGATCAACTCGCTGTACGTGCTGTTCGGCCTCGACAAGAACGCGTCGCTCTGGAGCCAGTACGTCGACTACTGGGGCCAGGTGTTCCGCGGCGACCTCGGGTTGTCGTTCACGTTCTTCCCGACCCCGGTCGCGGAGATCCTCCGGCAGAGCCTGCCGTGGACGATCGCGCTGGTCGGCATCACCACGTTCGCCAGCTTCATGATCGGTACGTCGCTCGGCGTGCTGGCCGGCTGGCGGCGCGGCTCGATCATGGACGGGCTGTTGCCGGTGACAACGTTCCTGTCGTCGATCCCGTACTTCTGGCTCGGTCTGCTGGCGATCACGCTGCTCGCCGGACCGGACAGCTTCTTCCCGTCGTCCGGT
This Kribbella sp. NBC_00482 DNA region includes the following protein-coding sequences:
- a CDS encoding ABC transporter ATP-binding protein, whose translation is MTVTETEVVLEAEGLTKHFPVRRGVRDLFTREHKAVHAVDDVKLTLRRGRVTALVGESGSGKSTVARLLAQLYARTSGDIRLHGESVTVRGGRKFRAYCRQVQMIFQDPFASLNPTHTVRYHLTRSLRIHGRAGDLEDNLRDLLVQVQLTPPERYLDKFPHELSGGQRQRVSIARALGADPEALLADEPVSMLDVSIRLGVLNLLRDLKERLNLAILYITHDIASARYFADETLVMYAGRMVEGGDSETVTQNPAHPYTRLLIESAPDPDRLGELSTPEDQAGGEPPSLIAPPGGCRFNPRCVHAMPKCSTDLPPRFELPVAGHWAACWLYEEGAAR
- a CDS encoding ABC transporter substrate-binding protein — protein: MRARRTVALALTGLLAAAALAACSSGDGKSGSDGNNGSGTAATVLNIGMPNGPQTENHNPFLGSSSGASLGYRWMIFEPLVMINGIKPTEPGKPWLATEWKWDANYTKLSLTIREGVKFSDGKPMTAEDVAYSFQIRKDNEGLNQDAIPYGTITASGNKVDLTFTRSQFTNQNKILTVFVIPKHQWSTLKDPSQDTLKGPIGTGPYVVKSFTPQTTTLILRDSYWQDLPKVKELRYTSYNDNNAQTTALANGASEWSFVFVPNVKAVYQDKDPKNHKLWFPANLGIHGLWINTTRKPFDNPALRRAMDKVINRDDIFMQGEAGYFYPKVESVTGIPTPAGESFIAPEFKDQKHKVDVDAAKKELTDAGFKLEGDVLKDPTGKPVTITLTDPAGWSDYITDLEIIKDNLSTIGIKATVDKANQDAWFKNVDEGNFDAAMHWTNGGATPYDIYQNIMDGKILKPVGKGGVSGNYGRFNSPEATKALDQYANAADDATRTTALNTLQKIMVEQMPVIPTSASNVGGLYSTKNWVGWPDEQNQYGPAQPTQQNALQIILNLKPAGSQ
- a CDS encoding family 16 glycosylhydrolase; amino-acid sequence: MKRPRLLALVGIGAALIGTALLQPAASTHQQADAATTATVWEDNFDGPSGQAPDPAKWRYDIGGSGWGNNEMEYYTNSTRNSALDGNGNLVITARQENGGFQCHYGPCQYTSARLLTAQTFTQTYGRFEARIKIPRGQGIWPAFWMLGGGNWPNDGEIDIMENVGKEPATVHGTIHGPGYSGAGGIGAAYNHPNGWSFADDFHTFAVDWAPDSITWYVDGVQYQRRTPADLNGNTWVFNHPFFMILNLAVGGYWPGYPDGTTQFPQTMTVDYVRVSTLGSSGGSGSQITGLAGKCLDVAGANAADGTTVQLYDCNGTNAQKWTRPGDGTIRALGKCLDVANAATADGTRVQIATCNGNAAQQWTYTSAHDLVNPQANKCLDVTGNNSANATPTQIWTCGGGANQKWTV
- a CDS encoding ABC transporter permease, with product MKFLLQRLAFYVFTAWAALTINFFIPRLIPGDPVTSLINKFQGQMSTDAINSLYVLFGLDKNASLWSQYVDYWGQVFRGDLGLSFTFFPTPVAEILRQSLPWTIALVGITTFASFMIGTSLGVLAGWRRGSIMDGLLPVTTFLSSIPYFWLGLLAITLLAGPDSFFPSSGGYEPGLVPSWNAEFIGSAVQHSLLPAVTILISSVSGWILTMRNMMVTVASEDYITVAHAKGLPERRVMVSYAARNALLPNVSGFALSLGFIVGGTLLVEIVFSYPGIGYNLFQAVGSKDYPLMQGVFLVITLSVLVANLLADVAYLLLDPRTRKEG
- a CDS encoding ROK family transcriptional regulator; translated protein: MEVRRTTVRDMRRSNRSVILTGIYREGPLSRQELTVRTSLSAASVSNLVAELIAEGVVEEAGSVESEGGRPRVLLRVAPTFRYVVGAEVGETRVRVELFDLAMNVLARADHPIATPTPEEVVKHVLEGLSTVIAASGIQSEQVLGLGVAVAGVVEDNAIVDAQTLGWEAVPLAELLAEGTEIPVHVDNGANMLGQAEMWFGAGRGATDAVVALVGSGVGSALVAGGSSYRGARSSAGEWGHMTIMYGGRQCRCGALGCLEAYVGAEGVLDRYRLAGGTVDGDEEAAFVELLESDSESATTIVNDTIGYLAAGFANLVNLVNPERIVLGGWAGLLLGEKHLDELRVEVGKHALRRPYAQVSIVLCELGRDAVALGAATLPVVRLLRDGGAVR
- a CDS encoding LacI family DNA-binding transcriptional regulator is translated as MSITIADVAARAGVSKTTVSRVLNGKGELDLRTAERVRQVIAELGYVPSARAVGLARGRTRIVGMLVPSLTWPWMGEVLQGAVDVVESEGYGLLLFTFNRGEESMQQFASQVSAQSFDGLLVIEPEGTLTYIEQLHARGLPVVLIDDRDKRPQFPSVATTNYAGGESAARHLLELGRRRPLVITGVERFGCTHERLDGFRDTYAEAGVELDPRLVFEGDFTHESGRRGVQYALDERLEFDAVFAHNDLSAGGAIQAVRETGRNVPNDVSVVGFDDIPYAEHTEPPLTTVHQPMRQMGQAAARMLMGYFGGTPLPETPQVLPTTLIVRSSTAPKTRSHQ